The Catenuloplanes niger genome includes a window with the following:
- a CDS encoding S8 family serine peptidase, translating into MTVYSASRLRRLIAALTVSTAFVAVLPGTATADPSLAPPSPAPPSPGGDARTVTLITGDRVTLFPGGNVALARGAGREHVRFGIERLHGRVSVIPSDVRGPLHAGRVDPRLFDVTRLVEFGYHDRALPLLVAGALPGARAAGSLPGGLSRMEASPSGATWTALTGVSAQARGGVSKIWLDGVMRPSLDVSVPQIGAPAAWQAGLTGTGTTVAVLDTGIDETHPDLTGQVRAARNFVADEEDDRDLVGHGTHVASTIAGTGDRFRGVAPGAKLLDGKVCALAAGCPESSILAGMQWAAEQGADVVNMSLGGFDTPEEDPIEAAVRTLSEEHGTLFVVAAGNSGAFGEGSVESPGTADAALTVGAVDRSGNLAGFSSRGPRTGDFAIKPEITAPGVDIAAARSTDAVEMTDPGPAAGYTTASGTSMATPHVAGAAALLAQRHPDWPGDRLKSVLVGSAAPHASTPASAQGAGRVDVARAITQDVTVAPAVINAGFQKWPHADDEVRSTTLTYRNDGAAAVTLTLGVSGLPDGLVSFSAPTVTVPAGGEASVRVAVDTRGELPDGFLGGAVTATAGDRVVRTPLGVQRELESYDVGLTVLGRDGAPAGDYRVQLIDKARRAGYGAWPGSGETIRLPKGEYALGASVGEDTHLAQGSLTVDAGTGSLTLDARIAAPVTVTVPRRGASLESLWAGAGSTWYSTGVGAAGDQRVYIGRLGPDVTTPDYNSYVIARFGQRAADGTYNGTPYLYSAFYLTPGKMTTGFTRAATQSEFATVEATHGTQAAVDLAAKGSFPMHDALTGGSSWNWLYPAGFRRTEYYNADHGVRWAPYFMDARINEEGWEQYYSEQWAPQVGYRPGRTVTEVWNRPVFGPALPDTRFTAIARDGDLVYARTPLFGDGEGREGTSVVTSATSTLSRDGQVIRRFQGTYGEWEVPAEAAAYRLDVTAERGAPHRLSTRVDASWTFTSAHGTEPLPLSTVVFTPRTDASGVAPKGRAFSVPVRVAGQANSAAAPNRSLTVEVSYDDGATWTRATVRNGAVQLRHPGTAGFVSLRAVAADRAGNTVTQTVIRAYEIR; encoded by the coding sequence GTGACTGTCTACAGTGCATCACGTCTGCGGCGTCTGATAGCCGCGCTGACCGTGTCCACCGCGTTCGTCGCCGTGCTCCCCGGCACGGCGACGGCCGACCCGTCCCTCGCTCCCCCGTCCCCCGCTCCCCCGTCGCCCGGCGGTGACGCCCGTACCGTCACGCTGATCACCGGCGACCGGGTCACGCTGTTCCCGGGCGGGAACGTCGCGCTCGCGCGCGGCGCCGGGCGCGAGCACGTCCGGTTCGGCATCGAGCGCCTGCACGGGCGCGTGTCGGTGATCCCGTCCGACGTGCGCGGGCCGCTGCACGCCGGCCGCGTCGACCCGCGGCTGTTCGACGTGACCCGGCTGGTCGAGTTCGGCTACCACGACCGGGCACTGCCGCTGCTGGTCGCCGGCGCCCTGCCCGGCGCCCGCGCGGCCGGCTCGCTGCCCGGCGGCCTGAGCCGCATGGAGGCCTCGCCGAGCGGCGCGACCTGGACGGCGCTGACCGGCGTGTCCGCCCAGGCCCGCGGCGGTGTCAGCAAGATCTGGCTGGACGGCGTCATGCGCCCGTCGCTGGACGTCAGCGTGCCGCAGATCGGCGCGCCCGCGGCCTGGCAGGCGGGCCTGACCGGCACCGGCACCACGGTCGCGGTGCTGGACACCGGCATCGACGAGACCCACCCCGACCTGACCGGGCAGGTACGCGCCGCGCGGAACTTCGTCGCGGACGAGGAGGACGACCGCGACCTGGTCGGCCACGGCACGCACGTCGCGTCCACGATCGCCGGGACCGGCGACCGGTTCCGGGGCGTGGCCCCCGGCGCGAAGCTGCTCGACGGCAAGGTCTGCGCACTGGCCGCCGGCTGCCCCGAGTCGTCGATCCTGGCCGGCATGCAGTGGGCCGCGGAGCAGGGCGCGGACGTGGTCAACATGAGCCTCGGCGGATTCGACACGCCCGAGGAGGACCCGATCGAGGCGGCCGTCCGGACGCTCAGCGAGGAGCACGGCACGCTGTTCGTGGTCGCGGCCGGCAACTCCGGCGCGTTCGGCGAGGGCAGCGTGGAGAGCCCCGGGACCGCGGACGCGGCGCTGACCGTCGGCGCGGTGGACAGGTCCGGCAACCTGGCCGGTTTCTCCAGCCGCGGGCCGCGCACCGGCGACTTCGCGATCAAGCCGGAGATCACCGCGCCGGGCGTGGACATCGCGGCCGCGCGCAGCACCGACGCGGTCGAGATGACCGACCCGGGGCCGGCCGCGGGCTACACCACCGCGTCCGGCACCTCGATGGCGACGCCGCACGTGGCCGGCGCCGCCGCGCTGCTGGCCCAGCGGCACCCGGACTGGCCGGGCGACCGGCTGAAGTCCGTGCTGGTCGGCTCCGCCGCGCCGCACGCGTCGACGCCGGCGAGCGCGCAGGGTGCGGGCCGGGTCGACGTGGCCCGCGCGATCACCCAGGACGTCACCGTGGCACCGGCCGTGATCAACGCCGGCTTCCAGAAGTGGCCGCACGCGGACGACGAGGTGCGCTCGACCACGCTCACGTACCGCAACGACGGTGCGGCCGCGGTGACGCTCACGCTCGGCGTCAGCGGCCTCCCGGACGGGCTGGTCTCGTTCTCCGCGCCGACGGTGACCGTGCCCGCGGGCGGCGAGGCCTCGGTGCGGGTCGCCGTCGACACCCGCGGTGAGCTGCCGGACGGGTTCCTGGGCGGCGCGGTCACCGCGACCGCGGGCGACCGGGTGGTGCGCACGCCGCTCGGCGTGCAGCGCGAACTGGAGAGCTACGACGTCGGCCTGACCGTGCTCGGCCGGGACGGCGCACCGGCCGGCGACTACCGGGTGCAGCTGATCGACAAGGCGCGGCGCGCCGGATACGGTGCCTGGCCGGGCAGCGGGGAGACGATCCGGCTGCCGAAGGGCGAGTACGCGCTCGGCGCGAGCGTGGGCGAGGACACCCACCTCGCCCAGGGCAGCCTGACCGTCGACGCCGGCACCGGCTCGCTGACGCTGGACGCCCGGATCGCCGCGCCGGTCACGGTGACCGTGCCGCGCCGGGGTGCCTCGCTCGAGTCGCTGTGGGCCGGGGCCGGATCGACGTGGTACAGCACCGGCGTCGGCGCGGCCGGTGACCAGCGCGTCTACATCGGACGGCTGGGACCGGACGTCACCACGCCGGACTACAACTCGTACGTCATCGCGCGGTTCGGGCAGCGGGCCGCGGACGGCACGTACAACGGCACGCCGTACCTGTACTCGGCGTTCTACCTGACGCCCGGAAAGATGACGACCGGTTTCACGCGCGCGGCGACGCAGTCCGAGTTCGCCACCGTGGAGGCCACGCACGGCACGCAGGCCGCGGTCGACCTGGCCGCGAAGGGCAGCTTCCCGATGCACGACGCGCTCACCGGCGGCTCCTCGTGGAACTGGCTGTACCCGGCCGGGTTCCGCCGCACCGAGTACTACAACGCGGACCACGGGGTGCGCTGGGCGCCGTACTTCATGGACGCGCGGATCAACGAGGAGGGCTGGGAGCAGTACTACTCGGAGCAGTGGGCGCCGCAGGTCGGGTACCGGCCGGGCCGGACCGTCACCGAGGTGTGGAACCGCCCGGTCTTCGGGCCGGCGCTGCCGGACACCCGGTTCACCGCGATCGCCCGTGACGGCGATCTCGTCTACGCGCGCACGCCGCTGTTCGGTGACGGCGAGGGGCGCGAGGGCACCTCGGTCGTCACGTCGGCGACCAGCACGCTGTCCCGGGACGGCCAGGTGATCCGCCGGTTCCAGGGCACGTACGGCGAGTGGGAGGTGCCGGCCGAGGCCGCGGCCTACCGGCTCGACGTGACCGCCGAGCGGGGCGCGCCGCACCGGCTCTCCACCCGGGTCGACGCGAGCTGGACGTTCACGTCCGCGCACGGCACCGAGCCGCTGCCGCTGTCCACGGTGGTCTTCACGCCGCGGACCGACGCGTCCGGCGTCGCGCCGAAGGGCCGTGCGTTCAGCGTGCCGGTGCGGGTGGCCGGCCAGGCGAACTCGGCCGCGGCACCGAACCGGTCGCTGACCGTGGAGGTGTCGTACGACGACGGCGCCACCTGGACGCGGGCGACCGTCCGCAACGGCGCCGTGCAGCTGCGGCACCCGGGCACGGCCGGTTTCGTGTCGCTGCGCGCGGTCGCGGCCGACCGGGCGGGTAACACGGTCACCCAGACCGTGATCCGCGCGTACGAGATCCGCTGA